TTACATGCTACGGAAGATGATATTGTAATTTTAAACATGGAATAATGGGAGAAAAATCACAACATAACATAGTTCCTAAAGAGGTAATAACTAGTAGAATCCTCATCATTAGAGATCAAAAAGTAATTATTGATCGTGATTTGGCAGAACTTTACCATGTTGAAACCAAGCGTCTGAATGAACAGGTTAAGAGAAACCAAAATCGTTTTCCTCTTAATTTTATGTTTCAATTGACTAAGGAAGAAAAGGACGAGGTGGTCGCAAAATGCGACCACCTAGAAAATTTAAAATTTTCTTCTTATTTACCATTTGCTTTTACAGAACATGGAATATTGATGGTAGCTAATGTATTAAATAGTGATAGGGCAATTGGCGTGAGTATTCAGATTATAGAGGCCTTTGTCAAAATGCGTGAAATATTCACTGATAACTTAAACTTAAAACTCGAAATAGAACAAATAAAGAAAAAACTATCAAATCACGATAAAAATATAGAATTGGTTTTTAACTATTTGGATGAGCTAATTGATAAAAACGAAGAACCAAGAAATAGAATAGGGTATAAAAAATAAATAATTAAATAGAAATGTAATTTGTGGAAACGAAAACAAAGCTCCTCCCCTTTTTTAAGGGGAGGTGTCCAGTTCGCATTTTAAAGCTTCTATAAAGGTTACGGACGGAGGGGTTAGAAGGCTAAATTAAAGAACATCAGCTAATAAAAATGACATATTAAACAACAACTTGAAACAAAAAATAAAACATATCATTTTTGCAGTCCTGTTTTTAATAACAGGCATACAAACTATTGCTCAAACCTATCCGGTACAGGCAATACCTCAGGTAATGCAACCGCCTGCCGTTTACTTATCAGATTATGCCAGCACCAGCAATACTACGGATAGGATAAAACTACAATTACTTTTAACCGATTTAACGGTACTAAACCGTGAAGTAAAACTCAAATTATTTATAGAAGGTAACGGCATCAAAGCACAAAGCAATGATTTTGTTATTGGGGCTCAACCCTTATTTCTAGAAGGTGGTATTCCGTTACAATTGAGCAGCATAGACTTAGCTCCCTTTTTTGAATTACAAAACTTAAAGGGGGTCTCTGCAGGTGCTTATGCCAATACACTACCAGATGGACTATATCAATTTTGTTTTGAAGTGTACGACGTACTTTCTGGTAATGTAATTTCTAGAAAATCATGTGCTAATGTGCTGGTCTTTTTAAACGATCCCCCATTTTTAAATGTACCGGAGAATCAAGCGAATATAGATGCGGTAAATCCGCAGAATATTTTATTCCAATGGACCCCAAGGCATCTCAATGTCAGCAATGTGGAATATGAATTCAGTTTGGTAGAAATTCATGATAACGTAATGAGTCCAGATGCGATTTTTGTGTCCTCTCCTCCTATTTATCAGACTACCACACAAACAACTATGCTGTTGTATGGCTTAGCAGAACCACAATTATTAGAAGGCACTCGCTATGCTTGGCGAGTACAAGCAAAAGCAAAAACTGGTGTTGACGAGATAGGCATGTTTAAAAACAATGGGTACAGCGAAATATTTTCTTTTACCTATCAAGGAGAATGTATTGCTCCAACATTTTTATCAGTTGAAGAAGTCACTACCACAACGGCAACTTTTAAATGGCAAGGTAGTTTTGAGAATACCCAATATAAAATAGGATACAGAAAAGCCATTGATAATGATGGAAATTCGGGTACACAAAACAGCTTTACCTGGTTTGAAAGTACCACTAGCAGTGAAGAATTTACCGTAATAGACCTAGAGCCAGACACCTTGTATGAATGGCGTATAGGCGGATTTTGTGCTGATGGTACGTTGAGTTTTTCAGACTCCAAAAGTTTCACTTCTATGGCCACAGATGTTGAGGCTTATTATAATTGCGGAATAGAACCTAACATCAATATTACCAATAAAACTTTAAAACAACAATTACAAAAAGGGGAAGTTATTAAAGCAGGTGATTTTAATGTGAAAATTACCGAAGTAAGCGGTACAGGATCGTTTAGCGGAAAGGGTTATACTACCGTTGGTTTTTTAAAGAATCTGAAAGTTGCCTTGGTCTTTGATGCCATTACAGTAAATACGGACAATCAATTTGTAAGTGGTGAGATAAAAACGGTTTATGACCCAACATGGTCTAATATTTTAGATATAGATGAGGTTATTGACGAAGTGGAAGATATGGTAGATGTGGTTACAGGAGATGACCAAGTAACTATACTAGTTAACTACGATATTTCAGAAGACGATATTGAAGTAGACCCCGACAAAGGACAAATAATTATCACCAGCCCAGATGGTAACACGCATACTTATGATTATGATAAAGGTGATACCTATACCATTTCTGATGTAGGTGGTGATCAATTTTCTGTTGACAAAGAAGGCAAAGTAACCCAAACAGGTACAGGTGCAGAAGGGGGTCGTGCTACAGCTGCTAATACTTCAGGAATAGCCGATGCACATAAAAATGATGTAACTGATCCGTCTGTAAGAACCATAGAAAATCACGATATTTCCTTTACATATAGAAAAGGTTCAGAGACCATCTATGAATTAGATGAAGCCAATAATGAATACGAAAAAGCGAACTACCCAAAAGTAACTATTAAAGGTGGTGGTTTTTATTATCCTATTCATAAGGCAGTGGCCGAAGGTGGAGCTACAGATCATTTTTATGTAGATATTACCAATAATACCAACTATATAAAAACAGACAGCCTTATTTTTAAAACCGTAACGGGTACTGAAATAACACACATACGAACAGATAAAGGCTATAAACTGACAGCAAATGGGAGACCTTCTTATCTTAATGAAGAAGCCATTATTACTTATAAAGATACTACAGGCAAACAACATGTGCTTTCCAGTTTCTTTATCCACCATATTAAAAACCAACCTCAGGTACGGGTAAAAGTAGTATTGGTAAATGGGGCTAAAAATATAGAACAGCTCCAAGAAAAGCTAAACGATATATACAACCTTGCCGGAGCCGACTTTATGTTGTTGGATGCGGAATCGATAGAAATTCCCGAGTCTGTTTGGGATATTGATGTTGACAACAGTCAAATAGACTATAACGGCAGCGGTATTCTTTCAGATTATCCTGATGAGTTAAAAGCCATTATCAATTATTATAAAACTCAAAACACTGTTTTTGACAACAAAGCCTATCATATTTTTGTAATAGACGATTCCATATCTGTTACCAAAGCACTAAGTGGATTTATGCCTAAGACACGCCAATGGGGCTTTTTGTTTGAAGCCCATTATAATAGCGGGTTGGAAAACAAAGAAACCCCTGCAATTATTGCCGCCCATGAATTGGGCCATGGCGTATTTTCGTTAAAACACCCTTTTGGTGAAAACGTTGACAAGGCAGGTATTGCTGACACCTGGTTAATGGACTATAAAAACGGTACAGAGCTGGGGTATCCTAACTGGGCAGAAATGGGTAGTGATGCCTTAAAGTTAGGTTTGTTTCAAGATGATGGGGATAATCAGTTTGAAGCTTATGAGCATTTAATAGGCTTAAATGTAATACCCAATGCCATTTCACAATATATTTCCGGTAATAATATTTCCTTTATTTCATCTGCTGGAAAAATTATTACAATTCCCGCTACTGCAACTGACGTTACATTTGGACGAAAAGGAAATCTTCATGCTTTTACTATTATTGAAAATGGCAAACAAGAAAGATATGTTTCAGCTAAAATTATTAAGGATGGAACTTTTGCCGGTTATGTAAATGAATTTACCGAAAAAGAGGAAATAAAAGACTGGGAAGAAATCACCTTTTTTGATAAAAAATCATACAATTTACCAAAAGAAGTACCGGTCTATATAGGTATTCTGGATTCTATAAATGGCTCATGTGGGATTAATCTTTTTAAAGGCAAGTATCCAAACGAGGCCAATAAGGAAGATTGGAAAGGTGGTTTTAATATGAGTCTGGCGAGTAGAAGCTCAATAAAAGCTAATTTATTATCAATTCCTGATGGCAATAAAGACAATGTTCCTTTTGGTGATAAAGTTATTTTAGTTAAAGCAAAAATACCGTCCGCTGAAGCGTGTAAATCATGTACAGAAGGGGAAAAACTTATTGCTGCTTATAAAAATGTAACTGATAGTGAAATTCAGGAAAAAATAGCAGAAATAGCCTATTTAATATGTGATGCTGAGGCTGACCCAAGCTTTTTTACAGAATTTAGTAAGGGCGGTTATGATAAATTACTAGCTTGGCAAAAAACGTTTTATGATAACGGCGATTGGAAGAACGATTTAGATGCTTTTATTGGTTTTTACAATGCTTATGCTGCCTATTTAGAATACTATAAAGTATCCAAAGAAATAATTAAAACTTCAGATGACAGAGAAGCTCTTTTAAGAATTGCTTATGATTTTGGATTTGAGCAATTAAAGTCATTAACAGCCCATGAAAAGCTCAAAATGCTTAAAATAATTTCTAGTGGTACGATGGGAGGTTATTGGACTAGTTCTAGTTATAATGTTGAAGCATTGGCTCTTCGAGTAATTAATTCTGTCAACAATGATTTAGAGAAGAACCAAATATCTTCTTTTTTAAACGGATTATATAACCCTTTATATAATGTTAATAAAAAGCCTTTATATGTTAATTTATTTAATAAAATTGATGATTTTTTCGGGGATGATAACTTTACAACTCTAGTTTTAAAGTTAACTGAGTTAACAAAAGTAGATAAGGGAATAGGCATAAGTAAAATTCCTGATACTAACTTTAT
The nucleotide sequence above comes from Aureibaculum algae. Encoded proteins:
- a CDS encoding ORF6N domain-containing protein, translating into MGEKSQHNIVPKEVITSRILIIRDQKVIIDRDLAELYHVETKRLNEQVKRNQNRFPLNFMFQLTKEEKDEVVAKCDHLENLKFSSYLPFAFTEHGILMVANVLNSDRAIGVSIQIIEAFVKMREIFTDNLNLKLEIEQIKKKLSNHDKNIELVFNYLDELIDKNEEPRNRIGYKK
- a CDS encoding fibronectin type III domain-containing protein, coding for MKQKIKHIIFAVLFLITGIQTIAQTYPVQAIPQVMQPPAVYLSDYASTSNTTDRIKLQLLLTDLTVLNREVKLKLFIEGNGIKAQSNDFVIGAQPLFLEGGIPLQLSSIDLAPFFELQNLKGVSAGAYANTLPDGLYQFCFEVYDVLSGNVISRKSCANVLVFLNDPPFLNVPENQANIDAVNPQNILFQWTPRHLNVSNVEYEFSLVEIHDNVMSPDAIFVSSPPIYQTTTQTTMLLYGLAEPQLLEGTRYAWRVQAKAKTGVDEIGMFKNNGYSEIFSFTYQGECIAPTFLSVEEVTTTTATFKWQGSFENTQYKIGYRKAIDNDGNSGTQNSFTWFESTTSSEEFTVIDLEPDTLYEWRIGGFCADGTLSFSDSKSFTSMATDVEAYYNCGIEPNINITNKTLKQQLQKGEVIKAGDFNVKITEVSGTGSFSGKGYTTVGFLKNLKVALVFDAITVNTDNQFVSGEIKTVYDPTWSNILDIDEVIDEVEDMVDVVTGDDQVTILVNYDISEDDIEVDPDKGQIIITSPDGNTHTYDYDKGDTYTISDVGGDQFSVDKEGKVTQTGTGAEGGRATAANTSGIADAHKNDVTDPSVRTIENHDISFTYRKGSETIYELDEANNEYEKANYPKVTIKGGGFYYPIHKAVAEGGATDHFYVDITNNTNYIKTDSLIFKTVTGTEITHIRTDKGYKLTANGRPSYLNEEAIITYKDTTGKQHVLSSFFIHHIKNQPQVRVKVVLVNGAKNIEQLQEKLNDIYNLAGADFMLLDAESIEIPESVWDIDVDNSQIDYNGSGILSDYPDELKAIINYYKTQNTVFDNKAYHIFVIDDSISVTKALSGFMPKTRQWGFLFEAHYNSGLENKETPAIIAAHELGHGVFSLKHPFGENVDKAGIADTWLMDYKNGTELGYPNWAEMGSDALKLGLFQDDGDNQFEAYEHLIGLNVIPNAISQYISGNNISFISSAGKIITIPATATDVTFGRKGNLHAFTIIENGKQERYVSAKIIKDGTFAGYVNEFTEKEEIKDWEEITFFDKKSYNLPKEVPVYIGILDSINGSCGINLFKGKYPNEANKEDWKGGFNMSLASRSSIKANLLSIPDGNKDNVPFGDKVILVKAKIPSAEACKSCTEGEKLIAAYKNVTDSEIQEKIAEIAYLICDAEADPSFFTEFSKGGYDKLLAWQKTFYDNGDWKNDLDAFIGFYNAYAAYLEYYKVSKEIIKTSDDREALLRIAYDFGFEQLKSLTAHEKLKMLKIISSGTMGGYWTSSSYNVEALALRVINSVNNDLEKNQISSFLNGLYNPLYNVNKKPLYVNLFNKIDDFFGDDNFTTLVLKLTELTKVDKGIGISKIPDTNFIAQYAKKRFTWDVKSESFLWIFNKVKDNSKIFIDYSKQATINLKQGCTNYELQGNGEYANLVCTEWAINEDIKPFDLVSLIIINDITFTKTNGACNNASVIACGKETLVPAAFLIFLNTKKKNAITQNIVTNSLTAVSIAFSGAEIIAAKGAFTAATWFAYADLFVTFTDPYFSSPNFKTHAATSLRTVLNTDEQTANDLATGLQLIWTVGSTVLTIDTATDLPNPQKHIEALATYKALVKRVGESKAKNILAEDSNLADKVVDGFKKLEEDIIKEGGQNNLLDEITQAEKRLDGIIDGSDWVTFIGKKIDELTEAPVGYQFYSRYGNKWVRRIDASNVNTPRLTVKEGKITQYSGQTISSFSSSQITDLALDATNNIASGKIMLGKFDQGGVSYIKEADTDFVYFYMDNWDDIYKLVNESNEEMWKINAKFIQNQFDANKTFYFSHDPSLANGAFKQEVDYILDILKAKEFVKEGKYWKVIW